A genomic stretch from Penaeus vannamei isolate JL-2024 chromosome 6, ASM4276789v1, whole genome shotgun sequence includes:
- the wus gene encoding dnaJ homolog subfamily C member 22, with product MSVIYQPLTNFGAVLSAVIFNWKGRQWRREPNARTPICKRLATLAVCGLLFSSLWLSYLYFNATVTDKHGERIKLRDAAKNFLNSPMFLEFKMNIKAIYDDANENGWGNAWSNFVDSLDPFGEKHALKVLGLNKGATQDDITAAYRKLAKEWHPDRHTVEEKEIAHKEFIKIKEAYEKLSTIKKERALKNKKSEEL from the exons ATGTCAGTTATCTACCAGCCATTAACAAACTTTGGGGCAGTTTTATCTGCTGTGATCTTCAACTGGAAAGGCAGGCAGTGGAGAAGGGAACCAAATGCCAGGACGCCAATATGCAA ACGACTGGCAACTCTAGCAGTGTGTGGACTACTCTTCAGTAGTCTGTGGCTCTCTTACTTGTACTTCAATGCAACAGTGACAGATAAGCATGGAGAACGTATCAAGCTTCGAGATGCTGCAAAGAACTTTCTGAATTCCCCAATGTTCCTTGAATTTAAGATGAATATAAAAGCAATATACGACGATGCAAATGAAAATGGTTGGGGCAATGCATGGTCTAATTTTGTGGACTCACTTGATCCCTTCGGAGAAAAGCATGCATTGAAG GTCCTTGGTTTAAATAAAGGGGCAACACAAGATGACATAACAGCTGCATACAGGAAACTAGCCAAGGAGTGGCATCCAGACAG ACACACAgttgaagaaaaggaaattgcccaCAAGGAATTCATCAAAATTAAAGAAGCATATGAGAAGCTGTCTACTATTAAAAAGGAGAGGGCATTGAAGAACAAAAAATCTGAGGAACTCTGA